The Rhodopirellula halodulae genome includes the window TGGTCACCGAGTTGAACCTGCCTGTGCCGGTCTACGCCGCTCGCGGAGAAGATCTGTTGGAAGATTTTCGATTCACCACCATCGTCAGCCGTGCCGTTGGAAGTCTTCTGAAATTTTGCCGCTGGGTCGAGCCACACTGGAGTCAGTTTGATCGTCTGTTGTTGATCAAAGGGCCGAAGTGGGTGGAGGAACGCGGTGAGGCGCGGCATTACGGCGTCTTGAAAGGCCTGGATCTTCGCGTTGTCGCGACCTACCCGCTGGGGAGTGCCGCTCCTGAAATCGCAGAAGTAGCGGACTCGGACGATCCCGACGCCGCGGACACTAGCCGTGGTGTGATCCTGGAACTGACCAAGAAACGCTGAGACTGCAGGACTGCGAGGGTTCCGCCTGGAACCAATCTCGGCGCCGTTTATACTGCCTCGCTTGATGACGCAGCGAACCCGATTCGTTTCACTCTTTTCGAAGAATCTATGTCCGATTACAGCCTCACCCACCTGAAACAGCTCGAGGCCGAAAGCATCCACATTTTCCGAGAGGTCGTCTCGGAATTTCAGCGTCCCGTGATGCTGTATTCAATCGGCAAGGATTCCGCCGTGTTGCTGCATTTGGCTCGCAAGGCGTTTCATCCGGCCAAGTTGCCGTTCCCACTCTTGCACGTCGACACGACGTACAAATTCAAGGACATGATCGACCATCGCGAGCAGTACGTTCGCGGAACGTTGGGTTTGGAAGTTTTGGTGCACATCAACCAAGAAGGTTTGAAAGCCAACATTCCACCGTGGGAAGACAGCGAGCGTCACACGGAATTGATGAAAACCGATGCTTTGAAAGCGGCTCTGGACCAGTATCAATTCGACGCTGCGTTCGGTGGAGCCCGCCGCGACGAAGAAAAAAGCCGAGCCAAAGAGCGTGTTTTCAGCTTCCGCGACAAATCACACCGTTGGGATCCAAAGAACCAACGCCCCGAATTGTGGAACCTCTACAACGGCCGCGTGAACAAAGGCGAGTCGATTCGGGTGTTCCCGATGAGTAACTGGACGGAATTGGACGTGTGGCAATACATCCACATGGAAAACATTCCCATCGTTCCGCTCTATCTGTCGGCACCTCGAAAGGTCGTCAACCGCGACGGTTTGTTGTTGATGCGAGACGACGATCGGATGCCGTTGCTGCCGGGCGAAAAAGAAGAAACGAAAATGGTGCGTTTCCGAACGCTAGGCTGCTACCCACTTTCCGGTGCCGTGGAAAGCGAAGCGACCACCTTGCCCGAAGTCATCCAGGAAATGCTGCTCACCCGAACCAGCGAACGCCAAGGCCGAATCATCGACCAAGACGAAGGCGGCGTCGGCATGCAAAAAAAGAAAGAACGCGGCTACTTCTGAGTGCCAAGCATTTAGTACTGAGGGCTGAGTTAGTTTGAGAAAAGCGGGCTTTCACTTCGAGGAATTGGAGATTTGGCGACGCGGCGTCGCGGTTGGACGTCGCCTTTGCCGAGTTGCGGATTGCTTGGAAGAACGTCGACAGTATCGTTTTGCAGAACAACTTAGAGCCGCAGCACTTTCAATCAGTAACAACATCGCAGAAGGTTCCGGAGCATTTTCGAATCGTGATTTCGCCAACTTCATTGCAATTGCACACAAGTCGACTTACGAGTGTGCCAGCATGTTGTTGTTTTTTTGCGAGGATGGATTGATCGAAAAGAATCTCATCGAGGATTTACTCGATGAGTTGAACCAGCAGACAAAAATGCAATTCGTGTTTCGTAAACGGTTATTGCAGCAGTCGCCTAATACTCCCGTCATTAAAGAGGATGCCGGCATTTACGATTTCAGTCAGTCATCACAGCTAGATTGAAACTTGCCGCTTCTCAGTACTCAGCCCTCCGAGCTCACAGCTTTCCATGTCTCATCAATCTGATCTGATCGCTACTGACATCGATGCTTATTTGAAGCAGCACGAGCAAAAGCAGTTGCTGCGTTTTATCACTTGCGGCAGCGTCGATGATGGCAAGAGCACGTTGATTGGTCGCTTGCTCTACGATTCCAAACTGGTCTACGAAGACGAACTCGCCAAAGTCCAAAGCGACTCGGTGCGGCAAGGAAGCGTCGCGGGTGGATTCGATCCATCGTTGTTCATGGATGGTTTGAAAGAAGAACGCGAACAAGGCATCACGATCGATGTTGCCTACCGCTACTTCAGCACCGCCAAACGGAAGTTCATCATCGCGGACACGCCCGGACACGAGCAGTACACCCGCAACATGGCGACGGGTGCCAGCACCGCTGACCTGGCGATCATCCTGATTGACTCCCGTCATGGTGTGTTGACCCAAACTCGTCGCCACTCGTTCATCGTCTCCTTGTTGGGGATCCGTCACGTTGTTGTGGCGGTCAACAAGATGGATATCGACGGGGTTGATTACAGCGAAGATCGTTTCAACGAGATCTGTGAAGACTATCGCAACTTTGCGACTCGCTTGGATCTGCCCGATCTGCACTTCATTCCGATCAGTGCGCTCAACGGAGACAACTTGGTCGAACGCAGCGAGAACATGCCGTGGTACACCGGCAGCACGCTGATGAACTTCCTGGAAACCGTTTACATCGGCTCGGATCGGAACCTGCAAGATTTCCGCATGCCAGTTCAGTACGTGAACCGGCCGAACCTGAACTTCCGTGGTTTCTGCGGAACGATTGCTTCGGGAATCATTCGCAAAGGCGAAGAAATCACGGTTCTGCCCAGTCGCCAAAAGTCAAAGGTGAAAGAGATTGTCACCTACGACGGCAATTTGGATGAAGCCTACGCTCCGCTGTCAGTGACGCTGACGCTGGAAGACGAAATCGACGCCAGCCGCGGCGACATGATCGTTCGAAGTGGCAACTTGCCACGAAGTGAGTCCGATGTCGAAGCGATGTTGGTTTGGATGAACGAAGAGGCGATGGTGCCTGGGAAGACTTACCTTGTCAAACACACCACGCAAACGGTTCCCGGCAACGTCGAAACCTTGGCTTACAAGGTCGATGTCAATGACTTGCATCGCATGCCAGCGCCAACGCTGGAATTGAATGAGATTGGACGGGTGCGTTTGTCGTTGTCGGCACCCATTCACATGGATCCCTATCGTCGCAACCGATCCACCGGCGCGATCATTTTGGTGGACCGCATTACCAATGCGACGGTCGCTGCCGGGATGATTTTGGACCGTGGTACAACCGGGGCTCATAAATCGGTTTGGGACGATGAAGTCTCCGCGGACGAATCGGGCGACGCGTTGTCGACGGTCACCTCCGAAGAACGCTCGGCTCGGTTTGGTCAAAAGCCGGCGACCGTCTTGCTGACTGGTTTGACCGGAAGTGGAAAGACCTCGATCGCACAAGCGGTGGAACGCAAACTGTTCGACGCGGGACGATCGGTCGCTGTCGTTGACGGTGAGTTTGTTCGTCGTGGTTTGAGTCGAGATCTTGGGTTCAGCGCGGAAGATCGCAGCGAAAACCTGCGACGTAGCGGTCACCTCGCTCACACCTTGAACGATGCGGGATTGATCTGTTTGGCATCGTTGGTGGCTCCGTCGGAAGACGTGCGCCAAAAGGTGGCCAAGCTGATTGGCGAAGACCAATTCCTGGTGGTCCATGTGGCGACACCGTTGGAAGTTTGCCGCGAGCGTGATACCAAGGGACAATACGCCAAAGCCGATGCGGGTGAGTTGTCGAACTTCCCAGGCGTCACCGCGGATTACGACGTCCCGTCCAACCCTGATTTGGTGGTGGACGCTTCGGCCGCTTCCATCGCGGAGTGTGCGGACTCAGTGGTCGAATTGTTGAAGTCCAAAGGGTTTATTAAATGAGATTCAGTGTTGTTCCGGCGAGTTTTCTTGCCGTGATCGTGTTGGTTCAACCTTCTTTTTCACAAGACCCCGCCGTGAACAACTCCTCCGCAACCGAAAAATCGCCTTTGCTTCAACCCTGGCCCGGACCCCATGGTGGCGTCCCGCCATGGAACGAAGTTCGAGTGAATGAGTTCGCAGAGGCCTTTGATGTCGCGATTGAAGAAGCCGAAGCGGAGATCGATCGCATTGCAAATCAGGATTCCGCACCCACGTTCGAAAACACGATCGTGGCAATGGAAACGGCCGGCGAGACACTTCATCGGTTGGAAGTCCTGTTTGATGTGCACGCTGGCAATTTGAACGTGGGTCCCATTCCGGATCTCGAACGCAGCGTTACACCGAAGTTGGCCGCCTATTCAGATTCGGTCACACAGAACGCGGCTTTGTTTGCCAGGATCGAAGCGATTCATCAGGACGTGTTTGACAAACAAACGGTCCAGCTCAACGACGATGCCAAGCGTTTGCTGGATGAAACCTTCAAGAGTTTCGTACGACGCGGGGCAAGGCTGAGCGACGAAGACAAAGCGAAACTGTCTCAGATCAATACGCGACTGGCTCGTTTGTTCACCGACTTCAACCAAAACGTATTGGAAGAAGAGAAAGGGCATGTGACCTGGATTGATGATGAATCGCGATTGTCGGGGATTTCGGAGTCCACTCGCGACGCAATGGCTGTCGCCGCGAAGGAAAAGGGTGGCAAAGCGAAATTTGCAGTGACCAACACGCGTTCGTCGATGGATCCATTTTTGACCAACGCGGACGATCGCGAATTGCGTGAGCAGGTTTGGCGGAACTATTACTTCCGTGCCGACCACGGTGATGAACACGACAACAAATCCATCATTCGGGAAATTCTGAACCTGCGAGCGGCACGAGCAAAATTGCTCGGTTACCCGACGCATGCACATTGGCGGATGGAATCAACGATGGCAGGGACGCCGGATCGTGCGATGCAACTAATGATGAAGGTTTGGCCGCACGCGGTGAAGCGAGTTGCGACGGAAG containing:
- the cysN gene encoding sulfate adenylyltransferase subunit CysN: MSHQSDLIATDIDAYLKQHEQKQLLRFITCGSVDDGKSTLIGRLLYDSKLVYEDELAKVQSDSVRQGSVAGGFDPSLFMDGLKEEREQGITIDVAYRYFSTAKRKFIIADTPGHEQYTRNMATGASTADLAIILIDSRHGVLTQTRRHSFIVSLLGIRHVVVAVNKMDIDGVDYSEDRFNEICEDYRNFATRLDLPDLHFIPISALNGDNLVERSENMPWYTGSTLMNFLETVYIGSDRNLQDFRMPVQYVNRPNLNFRGFCGTIASGIIRKGEEITVLPSRQKSKVKEIVTYDGNLDEAYAPLSVTLTLEDEIDASRGDMIVRSGNLPRSESDVEAMLVWMNEEAMVPGKTYLVKHTTQTVPGNVETLAYKVDVNDLHRMPAPTLELNEIGRVRLSLSAPIHMDPYRRNRSTGAIILVDRITNATVAAGMILDRGTTGAHKSVWDDEVSADESGDALSTVTSEERSARFGQKPATVLLTGLTGSGKTSIAQAVERKLFDAGRSVAVVDGEFVRRGLSRDLGFSAEDRSENLRRSGHLAHTLNDAGLICLASLVAPSEDVRQKVAKLIGEDQFLVVHVATPLEVCRERDTKGQYAKADAGELSNFPGVTADYDVPSNPDLVVDASAASIAECADSVVELLKSKGFIK
- a CDS encoding four helix bundle protein, which codes for MEIWRRGVAVGRRLCRVADCLEERRQYRFAEQLRAAALSISNNIAEGSGAFSNRDFANFIAIAHKSTYECASMLLFFCEDGLIEKNLIEDLLDELNQQTKMQFVFRKRLLQQSPNTPVIKEDAGIYDFSQSSQLD
- the rsmG gene encoding 16S rRNA (guanine(527)-N(7))-methyltransferase RsmG, which produces MIEAEFKTALEQFGLDLDEPLGELLQQYAQTLWRYNEEINLTRHTTWDLFVTRDLRDCLQLAQLIQPGEEVLDLGSGNGVPGIPLAMLRPDVDVSLAESVGKRAKVLDELVTELNLPVPVYAARGEDLLEDFRFTTIVSRAVGSLLKFCRWVEPHWSQFDRLLLIKGPKWVEERGEARHYGVLKGLDLRVVATYPLGSAAPEIAEVADSDDPDAADTSRGVILELTKKR
- the cysD gene encoding sulfate adenylyltransferase subunit CysD → MSDYSLTHLKQLEAESIHIFREVVSEFQRPVMLYSIGKDSAVLLHLARKAFHPAKLPFPLLHVDTTYKFKDMIDHREQYVRGTLGLEVLVHINQEGLKANIPPWEDSERHTELMKTDALKAALDQYQFDAAFGGARRDEEKSRAKERVFSFRDKSHRWDPKNQRPELWNLYNGRVNKGESIRVFPMSNWTELDVWQYIHMENIPIVPLYLSAPRKVVNRDGLLLMRDDDRMPLLPGEKEETKMVRFRTLGCYPLSGAVESEATTLPEVIQEMLLTRTSERQGRIIDQDEGGVGMQKKKERGYF